A stretch of Eleutherodactylus coqui strain aEleCoq1 chromosome 2, aEleCoq1.hap1, whole genome shotgun sequence DNA encodes these proteins:
- the LEMD3 gene encoding inner nuclear membrane protein Man1: protein MVKMAAAQLTDEELVCELRRFGMMPGPVTDSTRPVYLKRLKKLRDEQRPRPGKTRLASSPAVDGHSESLGTRPLPGDVTHRRGGRHYPQAGTQAPLMGFSSDESDVDSARGAHGGRRERSLARRDCMDETDGRKAPSWWGTCREEAAKSRTVNGSRLTCCRDYSDSDEDDCMEDEPPGRRSSRRARDNGVEDRGAPAWAAGSPRHRKSPEAPSNNHLAERLYLAANSVPSTGGLPSNHAGSNHSYYPQAGSPRPQKLAEPEEALLQQFRGGEVSPSAGFSAHYLSMILLTAACLFFLLLGLTYLGMRGGGPSAEAGIRSPDDLSGNTAEKNLVKTLHKLHDKLAEKAGEYVCGDADYSHISVQDAAEYLQGFGHEYVSELNNSLMWILQSGKDVGIKCFGDVEDDELNVTGVKYLESTRPQMSFVCRIRRAIVTVAHRLSLLLLGVAVAFGVLQYMRYRWKREEEETKQMYDLVAKIIDVLKSHNEACQENKELEPYTPIPHVRDSLIPPCDRKKMKKVWERAVEFLAANESRVRTETRKIGGADSLVWRWTQPSTSEKPSVIPSKVWQGKAFHLDKRNSPPNSLTPCLKIRSMFDPVMEIGDHWHLAIQEAILEKCSDNDGIVHIAVDKNSREGCVYVKCLSPDYAGKAFKALHGSWFDGKLVTVKYLRLDRYHHRFPQALTCNTPLKPLNKQINSLSQLNLRTGTSPSS from the exons ATGGTCAAAATGGCGGCCGCGCAGTTAACGGACGAGGAGCTGGTGTGTGAGCTGAGACGCTTCGGCATGATGCCGGGACCGGTGACGGACAGCACCCGGCCGGTCTACCTGAAGCGGCTGAAGAAGCTGCGGGACGAGCAGAGGCCCCGACCCGGGAAGACGCGGCTAGCGAGCAGCCCAGCCGTGGACGGCCACTCGGAGAGCCTGGGCACCCGGCCGCTGCCCGGGGATGTGACGCACCGGCGGGGCGGCCGCCACTACCCGCAGGCCGGCACACAGGCTCCGCTCATGGGCTTCAGCTCCGACGAGTCGGACGTGGACTCTGCCCGGGGGGCACATGGCGGGCGGCGGGAGAGGAGCCTGGCCCGGCGGGACTGTATGGACGAGACAGACGGGCGGAAGGCGCCGAGCTGGTGGGGGACGTGCAGGGAGGAGGCGGCTAAGAGCAGGACTGTGAACGGCAGCCGCCTCACCTGCTGCCGGGACTACTCGGACTCCGACGAGGACGACTGTATGGAGGATGAgccccccggccgccgcagcagCAGGCGGGCCCGGGATAACGGCGTGGAGGATCGGGGCGCCCCGGCCTGGGCTGCGGGCTCTCCCCGGCATCGGAAGTCTCCGGAGGCGCCGAGCAACAACCACCTGGCGGAGCGGCTCTACCTGGCGGCCAACAGCGTCCCGAGCACCGGCGGCCTCCCGTCCAACCACGCCGGCTCCAACCACAGTTACTACCCGCAGGCCGGCAGCCCGAGGCCGCAGAAGCTGGCAGAGccggaggaggcgctgctgcagcaGTTCAGGGGCGGCGAGGTGTCCCCCAGCGCCGGCTTCAGCGCGCACTACCTGTCCATGATCCTCCTCACCGCCGCCTGCCTCTTCTTCCTGCTGCTCGGACTCACCTACCTGGGGATGCGGGGCGGCGGCCCGAGCGCCGAGGCGGGCA TAAGAAGTCCTGATGATCTGTCTGGCAAT ACTGCCGAGAAAAACCTGGTGAAGACGCTGCATAAACTGCATGACAAGTTGGCAGAGAAAGCAG GAGAATACGTATGTGGTGATGCCGACTACAGTCATATTTCCGTCCAGGATGCTGCAGAATATTTACAG GGGTTTGGCCATGAATATGTTAGTGAGCTGAACAATTCATTGATGTGGATTTTACAATCTGGAAAAGATGTTGGAATCAA GTGCTTTGGAGATGTGGAAGATGATGAATTAAATGTAACGGGTGTGAAATACTTGGAATCCACACGACCACAAATGTCCTTTGTATGTCGCATCCGCCGTGCCATTGTGACAGTAGCACACAGATTATCACTCTTGCTTCTAG GTGTTGCTGTGGCTTTTGGAGTGCTTCAGTATATGCGGTATCGCTGGAAAAGAGAGGAAGAAGAAACTAAACAAATGTATGACCTGGTGGCGAAAATTATAG atgttttaaaaagtcacaatgaAGCTTGCCAAGAAAACAAAGAACTAGAGCCATATACACCAATTCCACATGTGAGAGATTCCTTGATACCTCCATGTGACAG aaaaaaaatgaagaaagtttGGGAAAGAGCAGTTGAATTCCTGGCTGCAAATGAATCCCGTGTACGTACTGAAACAAGGAAAATAGGAGGTGCAGACTCCCTTGTATGGAGATGGACTCAGCCTTCTACTTCTGAAAAACCTTCAGTCATCCCATCTAAAGTGTGGCAAGGGAAAG cttTCCATTTGGATAAAAGAAATTCCCCTCCAAACAGCCTCACTCCTTGTTTAAAGATACGTAGCATGTTTGATCCAGTCAT ggAAATTGGAGATCATTGGCATTTGGCAATACAAGAAGCTATTCTGGAGAAATGCAGTGATAATGACGGGATTGTTCACATTGCAGTTGATAAAAATTCCCGTGAG GGCTGTGTGTATGTAAAATGTCTATCACCAGACTATGCAGGAAAGGCATTCAAGGCACTGCATGGATCTTGGTTTGATG